A DNA window from Phragmites australis chromosome 11, lpPhrAust1.1, whole genome shotgun sequence contains the following coding sequences:
- the LOC133884077 gene encoding uncharacterized protein LOC133884077, which translates to MGEGHAGRSREINANFDPKGRIREGEMEVEGTRKAGLNLLVSNILELTNTWAKRTYLSLIHPPPPPPPKKKISEQRKSPVHDLPNAGRRRRLPLPLGALSAVFSTTAPAAEEPTVSYLISSCGLSPAAAARAAHSVRLDSPGAAAQADAVLALLRRYGFSDADISSTIRKLPIVLVSRPAKTLQPKLDFLASVGIAAPLLPRLISLSPILLYRSVQDHLAPLFASLREVLGSDTRVVAALHQMPFVIRCMPKSTLFRTLPLLRDVHGLSPGEVSKLIGFQPGVILLGPDRISEIVEAVRNAGVEPGSPMFVHIFAILSKMKAPTLESKIALYQRLGFGKDGVTQMIRRYPASMAISERKIEKIVGFLISKAGLSREDIVTYPTLLVRSLEVHSRRCAVLAALRRAGKWQGQHRLTVVLASTEERFLQVYVRPHVDEVPDILRAKNGEIPFEGFDGSEVKPKLPRKKTSA; encoded by the exons ATGGGGGAGGGTCATGCAGGAAG ATCGCGAGAGATCAACGCAAATTTTGATCCAAAGGGAAGGATtagggagggagagatggaagTGGAGGGCACCAGGAAG GCCGGGCTAAATTTGCTCGTTTCAAACATTCTAGAACTCACCAATACGTGGGCCAAAAGAACGTACCTCAGCCTCATCCaccccccgcccccccccccccccaaaaaaaaaatttcagagcAAAGGAAGTCTCCCGTCCACGACCTACCTAAtgctggccgccgccgccgcctccccctccctctcggCGCCCTCTCCGCCGTCTTCTCCACCACCGCCCCGGCCGCCGAAGAACCCACGGTCTCCTACCTCATTTCCAGCTGCGGcctctcccccgccgccgccgctcgcgcgGCGCACTCCGTACGCCTCGACTCCCCGGGCGCCGCCGCGCAGGCGGACGCCGTCCTCGCGCTCCTCCGACGCTACGGCTTTTCTGACGCCGACATCTCCTCCACCATACGCAAGTTACCCATCGTGCTCGTCTCCCGCCCGGCCAAGACGCTCCAGCCCAAGCTCGATTTCCTCGCCTCCGTTGGCATCGCGGCGCCGCTCCTGCCGCGGCTCATCTCGCTCAGCCCCATCCTTCTCTACCGCAGCGTCCAGGACCACCTGGCCCCGCTCTTCGCCTCCCTCCGCGAGGTCCTCGGCTCCGACACCCGCGTCGTTGCCGCGCTCCACCAGATGCCCTTCGTCATCCGGTGCATGCCCAAGTCCACCCTCTTCCGCACTCTCCCGTTGCTGCGCGACGTCCACGGACTCTCCCCCGGCGAGGTTTCCAAGCTCATCGGCTTCCAGCCCGGCGTCATCCTGCTGGGCCCCGACCGCATCAGCGAGATCGTGGAGGCCGTCAGGAACGCTGGCGTCGAACCCGGCAGCCCCATGTTTGTACACATCTTCGCCATCCTCTCCAAGATGAAGGCCCCCACGCTGGAGAGCAAGATCGCGCTCTACCAGCGCCTTGGCTTCGGCAAGGACGGCGTCACCCAGATGATCCGGCGGTACCCGGCCTCGATGGCGATCTCGGAGAGGAAGATCGAGAAGATCGTCGGGTTCTTGATCAGCAAGGCAGGGCTGAGCCGGGAGGACATCGTGACCTACCCGACCCTGCTCGTGCGGAGCCTGGAGGTCCACTCCAGGAGGTGCGCCGTACTCGCTGCGCTGAGGAGGGCAGGGAAGTGGCAGGGGCAGCACCGGTTGACCGTGGTGCTCGCGAGCACCGAGGAACGGTTCCTTCAGGTGTACGTGCGGCCGCACGTGGATGAGGTCCCCGATATCCTCCGGGCCAAGAACGGCGAGATCCCGTTCGAGGGCTTCGATGGGTCGGAGGTGAAACCAAAgctgccgaggaagaagacgagcGCATGA
- the LOC133884253 gene encoding glutathione transferase GST 23-like, with protein sequence MEKTTESAPPLKLFGSWASSYTHRVQLALRLKGLEFEYAEEDMSNKSDELLRHNPVYKKVPVLVHGGRALPESVIILQYLDDAWPESRPLLPADAFDRALARFWCHFADDKLGPAVGAVFASTGEEQEAAVRQVHENLALIEAELRDGAFKGRRFFGGDEVGLLDVVLGCGSYWLAVFEEVTGVRLVAADAFPLFNAWLRDFEALDEVRETIPAVDRLLEYARGVRHMLLGLAGAGAGAATSTPAEAPTAAPPAAAATTAAADIAVDI encoded by the exons ATGGAGAAGACGACGGAGAGTGCGCCGCCGCTGAAGCTGTTTGGGTCGTGGGCGAGCTCGTACACGCACCGCGTGCAGCTGGCGCTGCGGCTCAAGGGGCTGGAGTTCGAGTACGCGGAGGAGGACATGAGCAACAAGAGCGACGAGCTGCTGCGCCACAACCCCGTGTACAAGAAGGTGCCCGTGCTCGTTCACGGCGGCCGCGCGCTCCCGGAGTCCGTCATCATCCTGCAGTACCTCGACGACGCCTGGCCGGAGAGCCGCCCGCTGCTCCCCGCCGACGCATTCGACCGCGCGCTCGCGCGCTTCTGGTGTCACTTTGCCGACGACAAG CTTGGGCCGGCGGTGGGTGCGGTGTTCGCATCGACGGgggaggagcaggaggcggCGGTGCGGCAGGTGCACGAGAACCTGGCGCTGATCGAGGCGGAGCTGCGCGACGGGGCGTTCAAGGGTCGCCGGTTCTTTGGCGGCGACGAGGTGGGCCTCCTCGACGTGGTTCTCGGGTGCGGCTCCTACTGGCTCGCCGTGTTCGAGGAGGTCACGGGGGTGCGCCTGGTGGCCGCGGACGCGTTCCCGCTCTTTAACGCCTGGCTGCGCGACTTCGAGGCCCTGGACGAGGTCAGGGAGACCAtccccgccgtcgaccgcctgCTCGAGTACGCGCGCGGCGTCCGCCACATGCTGCTcggcctcgccggcgccggcgccggggccgccacctccacccccGCCGAGGCCCCCACTGCTGCTCCACCGGCGGCCGCGGCCACGACCGCCGCGGCTGATATCGCCGTGGACATATGA